A window of Burkholderiales bacterium genomic DNA:
GGCGGCGTCCAGCTCGATCAGATCCACGAAGCGGCCGGCGTCGATCTCCCGGCAAGCGCTGCACGCCCCGCAGGGGGTGGCGCTCACCCCGCCCTCGCAGTTGAGCGCCTTGGCCAGCACCCGGGCCAGGGTGGTCTTGCCCACTCCCCGGGTTCCGGTCAGAAGATAGGCGTGATGGAGCCTGCCCTGCTCCAGGGCGTTCGCCAGCGCCCGCACCACGTGCTCCTGCCCCACCAGCTCCTCGAAGCGGCGGGGACGCCATTTGCGGGCCAGGACTTGCGTCACCGGATCAAACCCTAAAACCAGTAACCGAAGCGAACCTGATGGAAATTGATGCCGTTGTTGGGGGACTTGATCCCGGCGTTGGACAGGTGCTGGAAGCGATAGCTTAGGTCGAAGGCCTGGCGCGGCCCGAAGCGTAGCCCCAGCCCCAAGTGATCGCCGAACTGGAAGCTGGACCCGAAGCGCCGCTGCCGGCTCACCGAAGTCTCCGACAGGAAGTGGGCCCCGATGCCGCCCTCCAAGTACGGGATGAAGCCGCCGGCGCCCGCCCACTGCAGCCGCAGTACGGGGGTCAAGCCTATATCCCACAGCCCCGAGTTGGTCCTGTTCAAGCTATCGTTCATCCAGCGGCCGATCTGCAAGTCCCAATAGCCTCCCAGGGACCAGCCCGCCCGCTCTAGCCAGTGCACCTTCCAATCCCATTGGGCCGCCACCCGCACGAGGCTCACGTCCGCGTTGGAAGAGTCCGACACCCCCCCTTCGAGGGCGATCCCGTCCACCGCCCAGACCGGGGCGGCCAGCACCGCGCCCAGAAACGCAGGGATTCTTTTCACTTGTTGGTTCTCCTAACGCTCCCTTCCTCTCCGCCCCCGGGGCAGAG
This region includes:
- a CDS encoding lipid A deacylase, whose protein sequence is MKRIPAFLGAVLAAPVWAVDGIALEGGVSDSSNADVSLVRVAAQWDWKVHWLERAGWSLGGYWDLQIGRWMNDSLNRTNSGLWDIGLTPVLRLQWAGAGGFIPYLEGGIGAHFLSETSVSRQRRFGSSFQFGDHLGLGLRFGPRQAFDLSYRFQHLSNAGIKSPNNGINFHQVRFGYWF